The proteins below come from a single Lasioglossum baleicum chromosome 20, iyLasBale1, whole genome shotgun sequence genomic window:
- the LOC143218775 gene encoding uncharacterized protein LOC143218775 — translation MSINVTVNGNPLNIRQGRMALSDLDQIKKNERDRRRRLRLEQVRQQSKEISDRLLDRVKNITKQEQKKLESNDNLSSRQLFNEKIMEIQQKYQEDMADIGLAHLSAMLEPDHDQIVQEQERKNKLAASKRGKEAVKQIHEKQQKESAEQQHQNRLRQVRELENLRSTLVAKLPHVTQPEADVTMKEIDEGNKHRKSAKKKTRKQCFKKSPGKVTKSYTRIVSSDLKTQQKVKRQQILQRDPTKYIVRSEEQSVATSATIPSALKSTTTTSNAEHDQIPEEATPTSAAASAEVDKTLRYNPQDYVQPASASTSSSESDSSSSLSNNCSCLPTNTEQSKCIRTPKQKVNSSANDKVQLYDHSKHQSNVYNKPVGVVEKIHAWTEPSAIDLAQEIEKSEAAKSHVMESRKATAQKRGEDAVLREKVRRDYQTLLQNLNHLAVEERKLKANQAEHYQNDVHILQERRKMLKDQHKKKLNRALETLLPEECTVQCPSYPIERQITLLPKEKEKDVDVKAVWEDQCCVSEHSDSRAVQSRRKEPETSREEQILDMLKKVEKQKQLLLKEFGADLPSDIFNATMKPLFEKDKSIQAESTMHQTSPIQQRPLSPEIKVISAPCCSENSQRDKTETKKSSSVKKVEIAVQTTTETKHDVVQDKSIQVEIAHEKGNEAKTSNDDVDKVSRHYPIEPKITVITPEGDNNDTSSTFANTLNDTDNQNFELIAKKQKHKKVTPRKEKQKSLASVSRTSSFTKKLPKTLSSRSRLHGLKKPSSSTTSTPNERIKIYVNRTGFNIELNPAQTPEVAVDASTQSSQMRSTGVQHPTNTKSYSVRSQSTQIKMRDISDSSTSFASLAPMKPRNILEALSNNISVLEMLDSSTNESMKLLRRDITPVSTPETPSPRTMAMPSNVNHAARRSRMLRYTSIDSQTNDSSILSSKTNQPMTTDSSGFQQRERLPQHMRKHSPKQTVSSNGACSCENPECKFMDAKYHHVRDYALKNCPEILQKYEDLQTMCTERIVSLTNLIEKVRNDQKGVELSIINPADETSLMQLPPQQSTNLQSVRDLVENIEAIHKQLAKTLAESQNIIKNKTVSTQDSNQLDEANVETQTNEDVQKIASPYVASKVDEERVKAKPRIISDKRVSIQLDKYCVQQRSKRLEQVTQDDNSRHTSKLRDEEMIETLSQEILEQSKSLKNNLLATKERIDSSVGHTLQTDVVDSKSDYPLSSTRNETNAQVHSSKEVTETRDFVPLLADIPKLSKLVDTSLQTNGRSKPPVSLLSGPYRTEIGSSLHELSTIMEFDTPDTVNKSQSNVKSPASVKKIAESRTTKVVIDPTEHVAGSVNTHDRQQFTKSYDPSTSMLLSEVAKHSVQTAATRFNSPTGSKTVISRTEGKETINKKLQCNTESKGLSPKEQFQPAMHSTGININGENKNNDRITSTSSNSFSGLSGISQIASTPSSELLKYASSPEEMEIALKKLGLGWAITTLKKTREASALSSSSASDDRTPINTGKRISPVKKQFESNYALPDFSDVSSISVKEASKSTEHAVLLKGRTSTPLHSKLHDSNSNSAITNTSSTNVSENLQEPSEGLIIPDIALTSSKTNIKRLENL, via the exons ATGTCCATTAATGTTACTGTCAACGGAAACCCTTTAAACATAAGGCAAGGGAGAATGGCGTTGTCCGATTTAGAtcaaattaagaaaaatgaacgGGATCGGCGTCGAAGGTTACGTTTGGAGCAG GTAAGGCAACAGTCGAAAGAAATATCAGATAGACTTTTGGATCGTGTTAAGAATATAACTAAGCAAGAGCAAAAGAAGCTGGAGAGTAATGATAATTTGAGTTCGAGGCAGTtgtttaatgaaaaaattatggAAATCCAACAAAAATATCAAGAAGACATGGCAGACATTGGTCTGGCACATTTGTCTGCGATGTTAGAGCCTGATCACGATCAAATCGTACAGGaacaagaaagaaagaataaattAGCAGCATCGAAAAGAGGCAAAGAAGCGGTGAAACAAATTCATGAGAAGCAACAG AAAGAATCAGCGGAACAACAACACCAAAATCGACTGCGCCAAGTACGGGAATTGGAGAATCTGAGGTCCACATTGGTTGCAAAACTTCCTCATGTGACTCAGCCGGAGGCAGATGTTACAATGAAAGAAATCGACGAAGGAAATAAGCACAGAAAGTCTGCTAAGAAAAAGACAAGGAAACAATGTTTTAAAAAGTCACCAGGAAAAGttacaaaatcatatacaagG ATAGTTTCCAGTGATTTAAAGACACAACAGAAAGTAAAGAGACAACAGATATTGCAGAGAGATCCAACAAAGTATATTGTAAGATCAGAAGAACAATCGGTCGCTACTTCAGCTACAATTCCATCTGCATTAAAAAGTACAACTACAACATCAAACGCTGAACACGATCAAATTCCAGAGGAAGCGACACCAACTTCAGCTGCTGCGTCTGCAGAAGTTGATAAAACATTAAG ATACAATCCACAGGATTACGTACAGCCAGCATCAGCTTCAACTTCTAGCAGCGAAAGCGATAGTTCTAGTTCATTGAGCAATAATTGTTCATGTCTGCCTACTAACACCGAACAATCGAAATGTATAAGAACACCAAAACAAAAAGTTAATTCCTCGGCAAATGATAAAGTACAATTATATGATCATAGTAAGCATCAAAGTAATGTATATAATAAACCAGTTGGTGTAGTTGAAAAAATACATGCATGGACCGAG CCAAGCGCGATAGACTTAGCTCAAGAGATCGAAAAGTCTGAAGCGGCGAAATCGCACGTAATGGAAAGTCGTAAAGCCACAGCCCAAAAGCGTGGCGAGGATGCGGTGTTGCGAGAAAAAGTGCGACGTGATTATCAAACGCTTCTGCAGAACTTGAATCATCTCGCAGTAGAGGAGCGTAAATTGAAGGCAAATCAAGCAGAGCATTATCAG AACGACGTGCACATATTACAAGAACGGAGAAAAATGTTGAAGGACCAACATAAGAAGAAGCTGAACCGTGCGCTGGAGACACTGTTGCCTGAAGAATGTACAGTACAATGCCCGTCGTACCCTATAGAAAGACAGATCACTCTATTGcctaaagaaaaagagaaagacgtTGACGTGAAAGCTGTCTGGGAAGACCAATGTTGTGTCAGCGAACATTCAGACAGCAGAGCTGTACAAAGCAGAAGAAAAGAACCAGAGACCTCGCGAGAGGAACAGATATTGGACATGTTGAAGAAGGTTGAAAAGCAGAAGCAGCTTTTATTGAAAGAATTCGGAGCCGATTTGCCAAGCGATATATTCAACGCAACCATGAAGCCTTTATTCGAGAAAGATAAATCGATTCAAGCAGAATCAACTATGCATCAGACTTCGCCGATTCAACAAAGACCGTTGTCACCAGAAATTAAAGTGATAAGCGCACCTTGTTGCAGCGAAAATAGCCAGAGGGATAAAACAGAGACGAAAAAAAGCTCGTCCGTGAAAAAAGTAGAAATTGCTGTGCAAACTACCACGGAAACGAAACACGACGTGGTTCAAGACAAGAGTATTCAAGTAGAGATTGCGCATGAAAAAGGAAACGAAGCTAAGACGTCTAACGATGACGTTGACAAGGTTTCTAGACACTATCCCATTGAGCCAAAAATTACAGTTATCACTCCGGAAGGGGACAATAACGACACAAGCTCTACGTTTGCGAATACGTTGAACGACACGGATAATCAGAATTTCGAACTAATCGCTAAGAAACAAAAGCACAAGAAGGTTACTCCTAGAAAAGAGAAGCAAAAGTCTTTAGCTAGTGTAAGTAGGACGTCGTCGTTTACGAAGAAGCTACCGAAAACGTTGTCGTCGAGGTCGCGTCTGCACGGTTTGAAGAAACCTTCCAGTTCTACCACAAGTACGCCTAACGAGagaattaaaatatatgttaataggACCGGGTTCAATATCGAATTAAATCCAGCTCAAACGCCAGAGGTGGCTGTAGACGCAAGTACACAAAGTTCCCAGATGCGGTCCACAGGCGTGCAACATCCAACAAACACGAAATCGTATAGTGTTCGATCGCAATCGACACAAATTAAAATGCGGGATATCTCAGACTCGTCCACATCTTTTGCTAGTCTTGCACCGATGAAGCCTAGAAACATTCTCGAAGCATTAAGCAATAATATATCTGTTCTTGAGATGTTAGACTCTTCGACGAATGAAAGCATGAAATTGCTACGGAGGGATATTACTCCAGTGTCAACGCCAGAAACTCCATCGCCACGTACCATGGCAATGCCTTCGAACGTGAATCATGCTGCTAGACGCAGCAGAATGCTTAGATACACATCGATAGACTCGCAAACGAACGATAGCAGTATTCTGTCGTCGAAAACAAATCAGCCGATGACGACAGATTCGTCTGGTTTCCAACAGAGAGAACGATTACCTCAACATATGAGAAAGCATTCTCCGAAGCAAACCGTTTCTTCGAATGGAGCTTGCTCCTGTGAGAATCCAGAATGCAAATTCATGGACGCGAAGTATCATCACGTTCGCGATTACGCGTTGAAGAACTGTCCCGAAATATTGCAGAAGTACGAGGACCTTCAAACTATGTGCACGGAAAGAATCGTGTCATTAACGAATCTCATCGAGAAGGTTCGAAATGATCAGAAAG GGGTGGAGCTTTCAATAATAAATCCAGCCGACGAAACCAGTTTGATGCAACTACCTCCACAACAGAGCACTAATCTACAAAGCGTTCGCGATCTCGTTGAGAATATAGAAGCGATTCATAAGCAACTGGCAAAAACGCTCGCTGAAtcgcaaaatattataaagaataaaacggTCTCGACGCAAGACAGCAATCAACTTGACGAGGCAAATGTTGAAACTCAAACGAACGAAGACGTGCAGAAGATCGCGTCTCCGTACGTAGCGTCGAAAGTGGACGAAGAAAGGGTGAAAGCTAAGCCAAGAATTATAAGCGACAAAAGAGTTAGCATACAGCTGGACAAGTACTGTGTACAGCAAAGATCAAAAAGGTTAGAGCAAGTAACGCAAGACGACAATTCCCGGCACACTTCAAAGTTACGCGACGAGGAGATGATAGAAACGTTGTCGCAAGAGATTCTAGAGCAAAGTAAGAGtcttaaaaataatttactagCGACGAAAGAGCGTATCGATTCATCGGTAGGTCATACGCTTCAGACTGACGTTGTCGACTCTAAGAGCGATTATCCTTTGAGCTCGACAAGAAATGAGACAAATGCGCAAGTACATTCTTCTAAAGAG GTAACAGAAACTAGAGATTTTGTTCCATTACTCGCGGACATTCCAAAATTATCAAAACTAGTAGACACATCTCTACAAACCAATGGGAGAAGCAAACCACCAGTAAGCCTGCTTAGCGGACCATATAG gaCCGAAATCGGATCGTCGTTACACGAGCTATCAACGATAATGGAGTTCGATACGCCGGACACTGTGAACAAAAGTCAGAGTAACGTTAAATCTCCAGCATCAGTGAAAAAGATTGCAGAGTCACGAACGACTAAAGTTGTAATAGATCCAACGGAACATGTAGCTGGTTCAGTGAACACACACGATCGACAACAGTTTACGAAATCTTACGATCCGTCCACGTCGATGTTATTGTCAGAAGTTGCGAAACATAGCGTGCAAACTGCCGCGACTCGGTTCAATTCTCCGACAGGATCGAAGACTGTGATTTCCCGAACGGAAGGCAAAGAAACCATAAATAAAAAGTTACAATGCAATACGGAAAGTAAAGGATTATCGCCGAAGGAACAGTTCCAGCCGGCAATGCATTCTACTGGAATTAATATAAATGGCGAGAATAAAAATAACGATAGAATAACGTCGACAAGCTCGAACAGTTTCTCTGGACTGTCCGGGATTTCGCAAATAGCTAGCACACCATCGTCCGAATTATTAAAATATGCATCTTCCCCGGAAGAAATGGAGATAGCACTTAAAAAGCTTGGCCTAGGTTGGGCGATAACGACACTGAAAAAGACGAGAGAAGCAAGTGCCTTGAGCTCGTCATCTGCTTCCGATGATCGAACACCGATAAATACTGGCAAGAGAATATCACCTGTTAAAAAGCAATTCGAGAGTAATTACGCCTTACCAGATTTCAGCGATGTGTCTTCGATATCCGTGAAAGAAGCTAGTAAGAGTACCGAGCATGCGGTGCTTCTGAAAGGGAGAACATCAACACCATTGCACTCGAAATTGCACGATTCGAATTCGAACAGCGCGATAACAAACACTAGTAGCACAAACGTTTCTGAAAACTTGCAGGAACCCAGCGAAGGTTTGATCATTCCTGATATTGCCCTTACCAGTTCGAAAACTAATATCAAAAGGCTAGAGAATctttaa
- the Cpr gene encoding cytochrome P450 reductase isoform X3 — protein sequence MNINKFDKLLRVIIKHYRYGSATHRSFATLFLPPTFEVFALGNKTYEHYNEVGLYVDHRLEQLGATRVFELGLGDDDANIEDDFITWKDKFWPTVCEFFGIEGAGEDVSIRQYQLTEHNDVAIERIYTGEIARLHSFKNQRAPYDAKNPFLAPLKVNRELHGKNSGRSCMHIEFDIEGSKMRYEAGDHLAVYPVNNIDLVNKIGEKCGVDLDTVFTLTNTDEESTKKHPFPCPCSYRTALTHYLDITGNPRTHILKELAEYCTDSQDKEKLKLMTSTSAEGKAAYQQWVVQENRNIVHILEDIPSLKPALDHLCELLPRLQCRYYSISSSPKLHPTSVHVTAVVVEYKTPTGRVNKGVTTSWLKEKHPSDPPCLVPIFVRKSQFRLPTKVSTPVVMVGPGTGIAPFRGFIQERDLAKREGKEVGDTILYFGCRKRDEDFLYKEELEEYIKNGTLTMHNAFSREQDHKVYVTHLLEQNKDELWRVIGEQNGHIYVCGDAKNMARDVHNILLKVVMEKGKMAELDAATYIKKMDSQKRYSSDVWS from the exons atgaacATCAATAAATTCGATAAACTTTTACGAGTGATAATCAAACATTATAGGTACGGTAGCGCCACTCATCGGTCGTTTGCAACATTATTTTTGCCGCCAACATTTGAG GTGTTCGCCCTCGGAAATAAAACATACGAACATTATAATGAAGTAGGATTGTACGTCGATCATAGATTAGAACAACTTGGTGCTACTCGAGTTTTTGAACTTGGTTTGGGAGACGACGATGCGAA TATAGAAGATGATTTCATCACGTGGAAGGACAAATTTTGGCCAACGGTCTGCGAGTTCTTCGGAATCGAAGGTGCAGGCGAAGATGTTAGCATTCGACAGTATCAGCTTACGGAACACAACGACGTAGCCATTGAACGTATTTACACTGGTGAAATAGCTCGTCTTCACTCATTCAAGAATCAACGAGC GCCGTACGATGCAAAGAATCCTTTCTTGGCTCCACTCAAAGTCAATCGAGAACTGCATGGGAAGAACTCGGGCAGGTCTTGCATGCACATAGAGTTTGATATAGAAGGTTCGAAAATGCGGTACGAAGCCGGCGATCATTTGGCAGTGTATCCTGTAAATAACATAGATCTAGTGAACAAAATTGGAGAGAAATGCGGCGTGGATTTAGATACTGTGTTTACGCTTACGAACACAGATG AGGAATCTACGAAGAAACATCCATTCCCTTGTCCTTGTTCTTATAGAACAGCTTTGACGCATTACTTGGACATTACTGGCAATCCGCGTACCCATATACTTAAAGAATTGGCGGAGTACTGCACCGACTCGCAAGACAAGGAAAAGTTGAAGTTAATGACGTCAACCAGTGCAGAGGGCAAGGCTGCTTATCAACAATGGGTAGTTCAAGAAAACAGAAATATAGTGCATATTTTAGAAGATATTCCTAGTCTAAAACCAGCTTTGGATCACTTGTGTGAACTTTTGCCGAGATTACAATGTCGTTACTATTCAATTTCCTCGTCGCCTAAG TTGCACCCTACATCTGTTCACGTTACTGCGGTTGTAGTAGAATATAAGACTCCCACCGGAAGAGTTAATAAGGGAGTAACGACCAGCTGGTTGAAGGAGAAGCACCCATCCGATCCACCGTGCCTTGTTCCCATTTTCGTGCGAAAATCCCAGTTCCGTTTGCCGACCAAAGTGTCCACGCCAGTTGTGATGGTTGGTCCGGGCACTGGTATTGCACCGTTCAGAGGATTTATCCAGGAACGTGATCTAGCTAAACGAGAAG GCAAGGAAGTCGGCGACACAATTCTGTACTTCGGATGTAGGAAACGGGACGAAGATTTCCTATACAAGGAAGAACTCGAAGAATATATCAAAAATGGCACTCTGACTATGCACAATGCATTCAGCAGAGAGCAAGATCACAAAGTGTATGTTACACATTTACTGGAACAGAATAAGGACGAACTGTGGAGAGTTATCGGCGAACAAAATGGCCATATCTATGTCTGTGG TGACGCTAAAAACATGGCGCGCGACGTACATAATATATTACTAAAAGTTGTGATGGAGAAAGGAAAGATGGCTGAGCTTGATGCAGCTACATACATTAAGAAGATGGATTCACAAAAACGTTATTCGAGCGATGTATGGAGTTGA
- the Cpr gene encoding cytochrome P450 reductase isoform X2, translating into MAGSPVLENEDEVEYLEEPLFSVLDIVLLSALLLAAIWWLMRRNKQDDYTAATKSYSIQPTLYPTVTPSENSFIKKLKTSGRSLVVFYGSQTGTAEEFAGRLAKEGIRYKMKGMVADPEECDMEELIHLKSIPNSLAVFCLATYGEGDPTDNAMEFVDWLKNGDANLDGLNYAVFALGNKTYEHYNEVGLYVDHRLEQLGATRVFELGLGDDDANIEDDFITWKDKFWPTVCEFFGIEGAGEDVSIRQYQLTEHNDVAIERIYTGEIARLHSFKNQRAPYDAKNPFLAPLKVNRELHGKNSGRSCMHIEFDIEGSKMRYEAGDHLAVYPVNNIDLVNKIGEKCGVDLDTVFTLTNTDEESTKKHPFPCPCSYRTALTHYLDITGNPRTHILKELAEYCTDSQDKEKLKLMTSTSAEGKAAYQQWVVQENRNIVHILEDIPSLKPALDHLCELLPRLQCRYYSISSSPKLHPTSVHVTAVVVEYKTPTGRVNKGVTTSWLKEKHPSDPPCLVPIFVRKSQFRLPTKVSTPVVMVGPGTGIAPFRGFIQERDLAKREGKEVGDTILYFGCRKRDEDFLYKEELEEYIKNGTLTMHNAFSREQDHKVYVTHLLEQNKDELWRVIGEQNGHIYVCGDAKNMARDVHNILLKVVMEKGKMAELDAATYIKKMDSQKRYSSDVWS; encoded by the exons ATGGCAGGTTCTCCAGTTCTGGAGAACGAAGACGAGGTTGAATATCTCGAAGAGCCCCTTTTCAGTGTCCTTGACATAGTACTTTTAAGCGCACTCCTATTGGCCGCAATATGGTGGCTGATGCGCAGGAACAAACAGGACGATTATACTGCCGCGACAAAATCATACTCCATTCA GCCAACGCTGTATCCCACGGTGACGCCGTCGGaaaattcattcatcaaaaaattgAAGACTTCTGGCAGAAGTCTTGTAGTATTCTATGGCAGTCAGACCGGAACTGCTGAAGAATTCGCGGGTCGGTTGGCTAAAGAGGGCATccgttataaaatgaaaggcaTGGTTGCTGATCCTGAGGAATGTGATATG GAGGAGTTGATACATCTAAAGTCGATTCCAAATAGCTTGGCAGTGTTCTGTCTGGCTACATACGGAGAAGGCGATCCTACAGATAATGCTATGGAGTTTGTAGATTGGCTGAAAAACGGTGATGCCAATCTCGATGGATTGAATTATGCT GTGTTCGCCCTCGGAAATAAAACATACGAACATTATAATGAAGTAGGATTGTACGTCGATCATAGATTAGAACAACTTGGTGCTACTCGAGTTTTTGAACTTGGTTTGGGAGACGACGATGCGAA TATAGAAGATGATTTCATCACGTGGAAGGACAAATTTTGGCCAACGGTCTGCGAGTTCTTCGGAATCGAAGGTGCAGGCGAAGATGTTAGCATTCGACAGTATCAGCTTACGGAACACAACGACGTAGCCATTGAACGTATTTACACTGGTGAAATAGCTCGTCTTCACTCATTCAAGAATCAACGAGC GCCGTACGATGCAAAGAATCCTTTCTTGGCTCCACTCAAAGTCAATCGAGAACTGCATGGGAAGAACTCGGGCAGGTCTTGCATGCACATAGAGTTTGATATAGAAGGTTCGAAAATGCGGTACGAAGCCGGCGATCATTTGGCAGTGTATCCTGTAAATAACATAGATCTAGTGAACAAAATTGGAGAGAAATGCGGCGTGGATTTAGATACTGTGTTTACGCTTACGAACACAGATG AGGAATCTACGAAGAAACATCCATTCCCTTGTCCTTGTTCTTATAGAACAGCTTTGACGCATTACTTGGACATTACTGGCAATCCGCGTACCCATATACTTAAAGAATTGGCGGAGTACTGCACCGACTCGCAAGACAAGGAAAAGTTGAAGTTAATGACGTCAACCAGTGCAGAGGGCAAGGCTGCTTATCAACAATGGGTAGTTCAAGAAAACAGAAATATAGTGCATATTTTAGAAGATATTCCTAGTCTAAAACCAGCTTTGGATCACTTGTGTGAACTTTTGCCGAGATTACAATGTCGTTACTATTCAATTTCCTCGTCGCCTAAG TTGCACCCTACATCTGTTCACGTTACTGCGGTTGTAGTAGAATATAAGACTCCCACCGGAAGAGTTAATAAGGGAGTAACGACCAGCTGGTTGAAGGAGAAGCACCCATCCGATCCACCGTGCCTTGTTCCCATTTTCGTGCGAAAATCCCAGTTCCGTTTGCCGACCAAAGTGTCCACGCCAGTTGTGATGGTTGGTCCGGGCACTGGTATTGCACCGTTCAGAGGATTTATCCAGGAACGTGATCTAGCTAAACGAGAAG GCAAGGAAGTCGGCGACACAATTCTGTACTTCGGATGTAGGAAACGGGACGAAGATTTCCTATACAAGGAAGAACTCGAAGAATATATCAAAAATGGCACTCTGACTATGCACAATGCATTCAGCAGAGAGCAAGATCACAAAGTGTATGTTACACATTTACTGGAACAGAATAAGGACGAACTGTGGAGAGTTATCGGCGAACAAAATGGCCATATCTATGTCTGTGG TGACGCTAAAAACATGGCGCGCGACGTACATAATATATTACTAAAAGTTGTGATGGAGAAAGGAAAGATGGCTGAGCTTGATGCAGCTACATACATTAAGAAGATGGATTCACAAAAACGTTATTCGAGCGATGTATGGAGTTGA
- the Cpr gene encoding cytochrome P450 reductase isoform X1 — protein sequence MELPTASASQPKAVRMAGSPVLENEDEVEYLEEPLFSVLDIVLLSALLLAAIWWLMRRNKQDDYTAATKSYSIQPTLYPTVTPSENSFIKKLKTSGRSLVVFYGSQTGTAEEFAGRLAKEGIRYKMKGMVADPEECDMEELIHLKSIPNSLAVFCLATYGEGDPTDNAMEFVDWLKNGDANLDGLNYAVFALGNKTYEHYNEVGLYVDHRLEQLGATRVFELGLGDDDANIEDDFITWKDKFWPTVCEFFGIEGAGEDVSIRQYQLTEHNDVAIERIYTGEIARLHSFKNQRAPYDAKNPFLAPLKVNRELHGKNSGRSCMHIEFDIEGSKMRYEAGDHLAVYPVNNIDLVNKIGEKCGVDLDTVFTLTNTDEESTKKHPFPCPCSYRTALTHYLDITGNPRTHILKELAEYCTDSQDKEKLKLMTSTSAEGKAAYQQWVVQENRNIVHILEDIPSLKPALDHLCELLPRLQCRYYSISSSPKLHPTSVHVTAVVVEYKTPTGRVNKGVTTSWLKEKHPSDPPCLVPIFVRKSQFRLPTKVSTPVVMVGPGTGIAPFRGFIQERDLAKREGKEVGDTILYFGCRKRDEDFLYKEELEEYIKNGTLTMHNAFSREQDHKVYVTHLLEQNKDELWRVIGEQNGHIYVCGDAKNMARDVHNILLKVVMEKGKMAELDAATYIKKMDSQKRYSSDVWS from the exons ATGGAGCTACCG ACTGCAAGCGCATCCCAACCCAAGGCCGTAAGAATGGCAGGTTCTCCAGTTCTGGAGAACGAAGACGAGGTTGAATATCTCGAAGAGCCCCTTTTCAGTGTCCTTGACATAGTACTTTTAAGCGCACTCCTATTGGCCGCAATATGGTGGCTGATGCGCAGGAACAAACAGGACGATTATACTGCCGCGACAAAATCATACTCCATTCA GCCAACGCTGTATCCCACGGTGACGCCGTCGGaaaattcattcatcaaaaaattgAAGACTTCTGGCAGAAGTCTTGTAGTATTCTATGGCAGTCAGACCGGAACTGCTGAAGAATTCGCGGGTCGGTTGGCTAAAGAGGGCATccgttataaaatgaaaggcaTGGTTGCTGATCCTGAGGAATGTGATATG GAGGAGTTGATACATCTAAAGTCGATTCCAAATAGCTTGGCAGTGTTCTGTCTGGCTACATACGGAGAAGGCGATCCTACAGATAATGCTATGGAGTTTGTAGATTGGCTGAAAAACGGTGATGCCAATCTCGATGGATTGAATTATGCT GTGTTCGCCCTCGGAAATAAAACATACGAACATTATAATGAAGTAGGATTGTACGTCGATCATAGATTAGAACAACTTGGTGCTACTCGAGTTTTTGAACTTGGTTTGGGAGACGACGATGCGAA TATAGAAGATGATTTCATCACGTGGAAGGACAAATTTTGGCCAACGGTCTGCGAGTTCTTCGGAATCGAAGGTGCAGGCGAAGATGTTAGCATTCGACAGTATCAGCTTACGGAACACAACGACGTAGCCATTGAACGTATTTACACTGGTGAAATAGCTCGTCTTCACTCATTCAAGAATCAACGAGC GCCGTACGATGCAAAGAATCCTTTCTTGGCTCCACTCAAAGTCAATCGAGAACTGCATGGGAAGAACTCGGGCAGGTCTTGCATGCACATAGAGTTTGATATAGAAGGTTCGAAAATGCGGTACGAAGCCGGCGATCATTTGGCAGTGTATCCTGTAAATAACATAGATCTAGTGAACAAAATTGGAGAGAAATGCGGCGTGGATTTAGATACTGTGTTTACGCTTACGAACACAGATG AGGAATCTACGAAGAAACATCCATTCCCTTGTCCTTGTTCTTATAGAACAGCTTTGACGCATTACTTGGACATTACTGGCAATCCGCGTACCCATATACTTAAAGAATTGGCGGAGTACTGCACCGACTCGCAAGACAAGGAAAAGTTGAAGTTAATGACGTCAACCAGTGCAGAGGGCAAGGCTGCTTATCAACAATGGGTAGTTCAAGAAAACAGAAATATAGTGCATATTTTAGAAGATATTCCTAGTCTAAAACCAGCTTTGGATCACTTGTGTGAACTTTTGCCGAGATTACAATGTCGTTACTATTCAATTTCCTCGTCGCCTAAG TTGCACCCTACATCTGTTCACGTTACTGCGGTTGTAGTAGAATATAAGACTCCCACCGGAAGAGTTAATAAGGGAGTAACGACCAGCTGGTTGAAGGAGAAGCACCCATCCGATCCACCGTGCCTTGTTCCCATTTTCGTGCGAAAATCCCAGTTCCGTTTGCCGACCAAAGTGTCCACGCCAGTTGTGATGGTTGGTCCGGGCACTGGTATTGCACCGTTCAGAGGATTTATCCAGGAACGTGATCTAGCTAAACGAGAAG GCAAGGAAGTCGGCGACACAATTCTGTACTTCGGATGTAGGAAACGGGACGAAGATTTCCTATACAAGGAAGAACTCGAAGAATATATCAAAAATGGCACTCTGACTATGCACAATGCATTCAGCAGAGAGCAAGATCACAAAGTGTATGTTACACATTTACTGGAACAGAATAAGGACGAACTGTGGAGAGTTATCGGCGAACAAAATGGCCATATCTATGTCTGTGG TGACGCTAAAAACATGGCGCGCGACGTACATAATATATTACTAAAAGTTGTGATGGAGAAAGGAAAGATGGCTGAGCTTGATGCAGCTACATACATTAAGAAGATGGATTCACAAAAACGTTATTCGAGCGATGTATGGAGTTGA